A region of the Mesoterricola sediminis genome:
GCCGCCGGCGGTGGGGAGGATGCTGCGGATCGGGTGGAGCAGCGGGTCGACGATGGCGTGGAGGGCCCGCACGAAGGGGTTCCGCGGATCGGGCTGCACCCAGGACAGCAGGCTCGTGATGAGGATGAGCAAGGTCAGCAAGGTGATCAGCTTGTCGGCCAGGAATACAAGAATGGGCATGTTCGGCACCTGTCACCGCCCATGATAGCCGGAACCGCCCTGTCGTCCCCTTGGACATGCCCCGGGAAGTGCAGTACAACGATGAAATGCGAATCGGGATCTCCTGCTACAGCACGTTCGGCGGTTCCGGGGTGGTGGCCACGGAAGTGGGGAAGGCGCTGGCCGCGCGGGGGCACGAAGTGCACCTGCTCAGCCCCTCCGTCCCTCCCCGGCTCCTGGGCTTCGAGGACCGGATCATCTTCCACGAAGTGACGGCCAGCCCCTACCCCCTCTTCGAGGCGGCCCCCTTCTCCATCGCCCTGGCCTCCAAGATGGCCGACGTGGCCGAGCACCACGGCCTGGAGATCATGCACGCCCACTACGCCATCCCCCATGCCTCCGCCGCCCTCCTGGCGCGCATGGCCCTCCAGGGGCGCCTCAAGGTCGTCACCACCCTCCACGGCACCGACATCACCGTCGTGGGCTCCGACCCCAGCTACCTGTCCATGGTGAAGCTCGCCATCCGCGAATCCGACGCCGTCACCTCCGTCTCCCAGTACCTCAAGGACGAGACCTGGCGCACCTTCCGCGTCGACCGCCCCATCGACGTCATCCCCAACTTCGTCACCGCGCCCGCCAACCCCAGCCCCCGCTGCCGCGAATGGCTGGCGCCCTGCGACATGCCCATCCTCACCCACATCTCCAACTTCCGCCCCGTCAAGCGGGTGATGGACGTCATGAGGACCTTCGAGCGCGTCCGGCAGGAGCACCCCTGCCGCCTGGCCATGGTGGGCGACGGTCCCGACCGGGTCGAGGCCGAGACCTACGCCCGGGAAAAGGGCTTCGCCGACGAGGTCCGCTTCACCGGCAAGACCCTGGACATCGAGAAGGTCCTGGCCTGCACCGACGTCTTCCTCCTCCCCAGCGCCACCGAGAGCTTCGGCCTCGCCGCCCTCGAGGCCATGGCCCACGGCGTCCCCGTCATTGCCACCCGCGTCGGCGGCCTCCCCGAAGTCGTCCGCCACGGCGTGGACGGCTACCTCGAGGCCCTCGGCGACACCGAAGCCATGGCCGACGACGCCCTCACCCTCCTGCGCGACCCCGTCCTCCGCAAGCAGATGGGCGCCTCCGCCCGGACCCGGGCCCTCGAGACCTTCGAAGAGAAGCCGATCATCGACCAGTACGAGGCCGTCTACGAACGCTGCCTGGCCGTCCCCAAAACAACAGTGGATTTCGGGGGATCTCCACGTTAGACTAGGCGTTCCGGCTGGGTAGCTCAGGTGGTTAGAGCGAGGGTCTCATAATCCCTAGGTCGACAGTTCGAGTCTGTCTCCAGCCACCAACACAAAGCCCCTGAAACCAAAGGTTTCGGGGGCTTTCCTTATCGGCCCGGAAGCCGGCATCGCTGCGGAAAAGTGCCCGGAAAGCGCCCAAAACGGATGGTGGGTGAAGCGGTAGAGAAGCTGAGGTTCCCCTGGGTTCCTCTCCGCCCGCCATCCATCAAGGGGCCTCGTGGCGGTGCCACAAGTCGGCTTCTCAAAGCCAGCGGCCTACGGTAGGTATGATCTCCTCTGTGCGGCCCATACGTTGCAGCCCACCTGAGTTGGTCGGAGAGTGGGTCTGCCGGGGGGCCGTGCCCCGTTCCCGCCAGACAATAGTTAGTAAATCGGGCTCGCAGGAACACGAGCGTACGCCTTGACCGGCGCGCTGACGCGCAGCCCGATCTTACGTTCTTGGACAGGCCCGTAGCGGCAGGGGGCCGGCGCAACCGGGCTATGGGGATTTCGAAATGGGTCGGAGCCCGGGAGGGGACCCGATGGCTCCCTGGATCGTTCCGTGGGGCTCAGATCCGCCCTTCGGGATCACCGTTCCCGGCGGGATGCTGAGGTGCAGGCAGACCCCGGTCCAGCCACCCCAACCGGGCAGGCCGGGAGTTGATGTCATGGGCGTTGTGGGGACGGTCAGCATGGATCGTCCTCGGGCGGTGCGCGGATGGTGGCGGGCAGGGGTGTCCGACGGAGGGCCCCGCCGCAGACCGGGCAGGTCTGGGATTCGCGTTCCACCCGTTCCAGGTCGGATGGATCCTTCCGGGGCTTCTTGCAGGTCCCGACGATGGCCCTGGCCTTCTCCAGAAGGCCGCCAGCCTGGAGGGAGCCGTAGAGGCCGGCATGACGGATCTTGTGGAAGCCCGGGGGGAGGACGTGCTGGACCAGGCGCTCGAGGAACTCCACGGGGTGGACCGTTGCAGTGTTGCCGTTCTTGGTGGCGAACGTCACCCGGTCCTCGGTGACGTCCAGGAGCCGGGAGTTGGCGATGCCGACCCGGTGGGTGTACCGGGCCAGGTAGCCGGCCACATGGCTGGAGTGCCCGAACGGCTTCTTGGCGTGGACGCCCCAGTCCAGATCGCTGACCGTGGCCATCCGACTGGCGTAGAGTTCCTTCGGGACCTCAGGGAAGGCGCCCTTCGCCTGGAGCCGGCCCAGGGCGTTGAGCATCTTGGCCCGGAACACCTCACCCATCATGGCCACCGGGAACAGGTAATTCTTCCCGCTGGGGATGAAGCCTCCGCCGTCGAGGGCGAGGCCCCCGGCGGTGACCAGCACATGGAGGTGGGGGTGGAAGGTCAACTCCCGGGTCCAGGTGTGCAGCACCAGCAGCAGGCCGGGAATGGCCTTCAGTCGGCTCCGGAACAGCTTCAGGAGGGTCTTCGTCGCTGCCCGGAACAGGGCGCCGTAGAACTTGGCCGGATACTGCCGGGCCAGGAACCGCAGTTCCGCCGGGAGGGTGAACACCAGGTGGAAGTGGGGCACGTCCAGGAGGCGCTGGGTCTCCTTGTCGAGCCAGCGTTCCTGGGCCAGGGCCTGGCACTTGGGGCAGTGCCGGTCCCGGCAGGAGTTGTAGGCGATCCGCTCGAAGTCACCGTGCTCGCAGACCTCCTTGTGCCCGCCCAGGGCCGCGGTGCGGCATTGGCCGATGGCCGTGAGGACGCGGCGCTGCTGCCGGTTCAAGGCAACCCGGCTTTCCAGGGCGTCGCGGTGGAGGCGGACGATGTCGGCGATGTCGAAACGGGGTCGGGTGAACCCCACCGCCCTACTCCGGCAGGTCCTCCAGAGGGCTTCGCACGGCGGCGATCTGGCCTGGCGCCACCTGGGTGTAGATCTGGGTGGAGGTGATGCTGGCGTGGCCCAGGACCACCTGGATCTTGCGCAGGTCCTCGCCGCTCTCCAGCAGGTGGGTCGCGAACGCGTGGCGCAGAAGGTGGGGGTTCACGAACTTGCCGATGCCGGAGACGGCCGCTGCGCAAAGGAGGGCGCGCCGGGCGGTGTCCGCGCAGAGGGGCCCTCCCGACTTGGAGGCGAACAGCCAAGGCTTCGGGGGCTGCATGTGCTTGTAGTAGGTCCGCAGCGCCCGGTAGAGCTTGGCCCCCATGGGCACCATCCGGTCCTTGCCGCCCTTTCCATCGCGGACGTGGATCACCTGCTGCATGGCGTCGATGTCCCGGGTCTCGAGCCGGCAGGCCTCGTTGATCCGCAGGCCGGTGGCGTAGACCAGAGTGAAGAAGGTGCGGTATTTCGTGGTGGTGAACCCGTCCAGCAGCCGCGCAACCTCAGCCTGGCTCAAGGTGGAAGGCAGGTGGGCCTTGGCCTTGGGGACGGTGATCCAGGCCACCTTCTCGGGCTGGCCCAGGGTCCGGGCATAGAGGAACTTCAAGGCTGAGTAGTGGAGGGCCAGCCGGGAGGCTCCGATGGCCTGCTGCCGGAGGACGTCCACCCACCGCCGCACCGATTCCTGGCTGGCGTCGCATGGGTCGTGGCCAAGGAATTCCTCGAAACGCCTCACCGATGCGACGTACTGCTGGATCGTCTTATGGGCGCGGTTCGCCATTTGAAGGTCCCCGGCGAACCGGGACAGAGATAAACTGACCGCCATTGCAGTCCTCCATGAATGTGGGGCTGGTGCTGTAACACCGCCACATCCATGGGGACTGCAAGCTGTAGATCCCGCAAGCCTTATTGGACGATCAGGCTGGACGGACGCTGATCACCCCTGCCGCGAAGCGGCTTCGTCCAAGTTGACAGTTTGAGGTGAAGGAAATCCCCCAACAGGAGAGGATTTCCCCATGAGCAGAAACAAGCCCCAAACCCTTCCGGAGGGTGCCGCCGGAACGGAGCGTAGCGAAGTGGAGGCGGCACCCTCCGGGCGCCGCGGCGCCCCCGGCCGGCGTTCCGTGGACGACAAGGTGGCCGCGTCGAACCAGTCCACCTAGCTCATCTGCAGCCCGACCACACTGCCGTGGTCCAGCACATGGTCGAAGTCTGTGAATGCATGGTCCTGGGCCTGGATCACACCCTTTCCCCCCCCTGCCAACAATGGTGAGACAGGAGTTTTCCGTAGGATTAGAGGTATGGCGTAGAGGGAAAGAGCAGCATGAGCAAGGTCGTGAAACTGGGCAGCGGGGAAGTGGACCCGACCCGGCCCAAGCGTCGTCGGTTCGACGTCAATTCCAAGCTGAGGATCCTGGCCGAGGTGGATACCTTCACCCAGCCCGGGCAGATTGCTGCCCGGGCTGGGTGAAGGGCTCTACTGGACGCATATCTTGCGATGACAGCGCGAGCGGGAGGACGGGATCCTAAAGTCCCTCCAGCCCGTGAAGCGCCCGGGGGACAGCTTTTCAGTCCTGGGCAACAACCCGGCTCAGGAGCCAGCAGAGGAGAGGGAACCAACCGATGGCCTGCATCAGCCACCAGCCGTGGTCCTTGGGGTTGACCTTCCTGGTGTGCAGGCTTGTCCGGAAACCGGCAATCCCCACCAGGAGGGTCAGGGGAAGAAACCAGATCTGGTTCATGGACATGGGTCCGGTGCGGGTTGGTTTCTGGGTGCGCCATCGGCCCGCAGGTAGCATTCCGGGCAGGCCTTGAGCAGGATGGCTGCGGATCGGCCATTGAGGTCGCACCCGTGTTCTTGGATGGCGATGGGATGGCAGCTGAGGCGGTTCTCCAATGGGGATCCGGTGACCCGGCAGATCCCCCTTGCCTCCGGACGGGGTGGCCCAGCGCGGAGCAGCAGGGCGGAACAAGGCAGGGCGGCCATCATGGGAGGGTCTCCTGAAGGCGGTCTAGAATTTGACGAGCATGGCCAAGGTCAAGCGGCTTTCGGTCTTGCGGAGGTCCGGGGCCCAGCCTGGCACGGTGGAACCCGGCGCCCCCTGGTTGCCTCCAGGCGGGGTCACGCCGCCGCTGCCAGCGAAGTAGGGCACGCTCGCGCCCCGCCGGTTGAACTCGCCCCGGAAGGTGATGAACGGGTTGGGCAGGTAGTCGTAGGTCACGGACCCATCCCAGGCGTGGTAGGGGTCGCCGGGGTTCTGGGTGAAGTAGGGGGTGCCGCTGGTCGCCGTCGCCCCGTTGATGGGGGGCATCAGCACGAGGTATCTGCCGGGGTTGGAGATGGCACCACCGCCCAGGGTGATGGCGTGGCGATCGTGGGCGAACCAGAACCGCTGGTAGAGCATCCAGCCCGCGAAATACTGCTTGGGGGCGTCGGGGGCCCCGGACCGGCTCGCTCCACCCCCCTGCTCATCACCGAAGTCGAAGGTGAAGGACAGGGCCATCTTGTCCAGCGGGGCCGACGGCCGGTCGTAATACTTCCACTGGATGCTGTTGTCCGTGTGGCGGCGGGTGCGTTTCCGGTTCCCCAGGGTGTCGGCCCCCAGGATGTAGTTGTTGGAGATGATGGCGAGGTCAGCTGTAGGCCGCCAGGTCAGGGAGGCCCCCACGCCTGGCGTGTTGTTGAACATGTTGTAGGACTGCCAGCCGTTGGTCAGCCAGAGTTCCAGTTTCAGCCGGTCGGACGGAAAGACTTGGAGCCGAAGCCCGTTGAAGAACCAGGGCGTGTTGCTGGAGACGTAGGATGGCTGGTACGCCCAATTGTCGAAATTGTAGTAGCTGAACAGGCCGATGTAGGACATGAAGATCCCGGCGTCCAGGTTGACGCCATGGAGGGCGTCCCAGTGGTATCCGCCGTAGGCCTCCGATACGTAGCGGTAGGCGTCGCCGGTGTTCCACTGGCCCTTGGCTGTGCTCGCGTCGTTTCGGGGGGTCATGGTCGCGTAGAGCCCGAACTGGGTGAGCAGCCTTCCCCGGACATGGTTCCAGTGGAAGTCACCGCCGACCGCGAGTTGCTGCACATGGACTTCGTTCGTCCTGCCCAGTTCGCTGGAGCCGGTCAAGGTGTGGTCTTGCGGGTGATTGAAGTCGTAGACGAAATTGAGGTCCGCCCGGAATTCCCCGGTGAAGTACTTGGTGTCAAGCAGCGAATCCGTCTGCCGGGAAGTGCCGTTGAGCCACGTGAAGTCAGCGAAGGCGAAGGGCTCCGCCTGGAGAGGTGCCGCGCCCGGGCCTGGTGGCGAGGACAATCCTGCGGCGGCTGGGCCGCCTTTGTCCGGTGCACCCTGGGGAAAGGCAGGGACGGCCAGGCCGACACCAAGAACAAGCAGGAAGAGGGTTCGCATGGGAACTCCGATCGGCCCGCCGGGATGGCGAAGAGCCGCCATCACCATCGGTCTTCCAGCGTCAAGGCCGGATCAAGGTTGGCCCCAAAGGCATCAAACTTGTGTCAAGGGCCCGCTCCAAGGCCACCGTGGCGGGTGGCAGGATCGCATTCCCTGAAGGTGGATGGCCCCGGGTTGAATCCGGGGGTTTACTCCTAGCGGACGGTCAAGCCACGCACTCCAACCGGAAGACCGTTCGAGTCTTTCTCCAGCCACCCCCACGTTAGGCCCGAAACCACCTGGTTACGGGCCTTTTCCCAAGGGCGCGGAACCCAAGGGGCCCGATCCGGTTGATTTCCCGAAAGCCAACCGGATCGGTTGATTCGCACCGTCCCCGCCGCCGGCCGGCTCCGATCTGGGCTACCCTGGCCTTCCCCGGATCGCTCCCCCTCCGGCGGTGGATCCCATGGCCCCCAACGCGCCCGAAGCCCTTGCCGCCCAGCTGGAAGCCCTCTACCGGGCCGAGGCGGGGCGGATCCTGGCCACCCTCATCCGGCTCCTGGGGGATTTCGACCTGGCGGAGGACGGGCTGCACGATGCGTTCGCGGCGGCCCTGGAGGCCTGGGCCCGGGACGGGGTGCCCGACCATCCGCGGGCGTGGCTGGTCTCAGCGGGGCGCTTCAAGGCCATCGACCGGCTGCGGCGCCGGGCGAGGACCGACGTGCCCATGGCCGCGGTGCCGGAACCGGCGGATCCGGACGCCCTGGCGGGTCTGGAGGCCGAGGACCCGGAGGTCGCGGACGACCGCCTGCGCCTCATCTTCACCTGCTGCCACCCGGCGCTGGCGCCGGAGGCCAGCGCGGCCCTGACCCTGCGGGAGGTGTGCGGCCTGACCACGGAGGCCATCGCCAGCGCCTTCCTCACCCGCCCCACCACGCTGGCGCAGCGCATCGTGCGGGCCAAGGCGAGGATCCGCGAGGCCCGGATTCCCTACGAGGTCCCGGGCCGGGCGGACATGCCGGCGCGGCTGGACGCGGTGCTCCAGGTCCTCTACCTGGTGTTCAACGAGGGGTACGCCGCCTCCTCCGGGGCGACCCTCACCCGGCCCGACCTGTCGGACGAGGCCATCCGCCTGGGGCGGCTCCTGGTGGAGCTCCTGCCGGACGGAGAGACGATGGGGCTCCTGGCCCTGATGTTGCTGCACGAGGCCCGCCGCCCGGCCCGCATCTCCCCGGAGGGGGATCTGGTCCTGCTGGAGGACCAGGACCGGTCCCGCTGGGACCGGAGCCGGATCGCGGAGGGGCGGCGGTGGCTGGACCGGGCCATGGCCTCGGGCCGGATCGGCCCCTACACCCTCCAGGCGGCGATCGCGGCGGTCCATGCGGAGGCCCCCCGGGCGGCCGCCACGGACTGGACCCGGATCATCGGGCTGTACCACCTCCTGGGGCGCGTGGCCCCCTCCCCTGTGGTGGAGCTCAACGCGGCGGCGGCGGTGGCCATGCGGGACGGGCCGGAGGCCGGGCTGGCCCTCATCGACGCCCTTCTGGCCCAGGGCCACCTGGCGGACTACACCCCGGCCCACGCGGCCCGCGGCGACCTGTGCCGGCGCCTGGGGCGGACCGGGGAGGCCCGGGCCGCCTACGCGCGGGCGCTCCAACTGGCCCGGCAGGAACCCGAGCGGCGCCACCTGGCCCGGCGCCTGGCCGAATTTCCGTAGGATGTCGATCCGGACCCTCGCCCGACGACTACAGGGGAAGGCGCTTCCGCCTTCCCCCCAGGAGCTCCCATGAAATACATCTGTTTCGGTTACTTGGACGTTCCCGCGTGGAGCCAGCTCTCCCCGGAGGAACAGAACGCCCGGATCGACGCCTGCTTCGCCTACGACGCGGAACTGAAGCGGAACGGCAACTGGGCCGGCGGCGAGGGCCTGCAGGGCCCGGAGACGGCCGCGATGGTGCGCTTCGACCAGGGCCGGGTCACCGTGACCGACGGCCCCTACGCCGAGACCAAGGAGCTCCTGGGCGGGCTCCTGATGCTGGAGGCGCGGGACCTGAACCACGCCATCCAGCTCATCTCGAACCACCCGGGGGTGACGATGGGCCCCTGGGAGATCCGGCCGGCCGCGGACCTGACGGAGATGATCCGCGCCAGCGAAGCCCGGCGGCGTCTGGCTACGCATTAGAACGCCCTTTATGGCGTCGCCAGGCTAGGCCGTCAGGTTCCGCAGGTCCTCCAGGAGTCCGGGTCCGGTGGGCGCCCAACCGAGCGCCTCCCGGGTCCGGGCGCTGGAGGCGGGGATGTCCCACGCCGCGAAGGCCGCGAGCCAGCCGAAGTGACCCTCGGCCTCTGCGGGCGCGAGGGCGGTCACGGGCACCCGGAGGGCCTCGCCGATGGCCTCCGCGATGGCCCGGAAGGGAACGCCCTCCTCCGCCACCGCGTGGTAGCGCCCGCCGGCCTCGCCCCGCTCCAGGACCAGCCGGTAGAGCCGGGCCGTGTCCAGCCGGTGCGCGGCGGGCCAGCGGTTGCCGCCGTCGCCCACGTAG
Encoded here:
- the bshA gene encoding N-acetyl-alpha-D-glucosaminyl L-malate synthase BshA; this encodes MRIGISCYSTFGGSGVVATEVGKALAARGHEVHLLSPSVPPRLLGFEDRIIFHEVTASPYPLFEAAPFSIALASKMADVAEHHGLEIMHAHYAIPHASAALLARMALQGRLKVVTTLHGTDITVVGSDPSYLSMVKLAIRESDAVTSVSQYLKDETWRTFRVDRPIDVIPNFVTAPANPSPRCREWLAPCDMPILTHISNFRPVKRVMDVMRTFERVRQEHPCRLAMVGDGPDRVEAETYAREKGFADEVRFTGKTLDIEKVLACTDVFLLPSATESFGLAALEAMAHGVPVIATRVGGLPEVVRHGVDGYLEALGDTEAMADDALTLLRDPVLRKQMGASARTRALETFEEKPIIDQYEAVYERCLAVPKTTVDFGGSPR
- a CDS encoding YciI family protein, with product MKYICFGYLDVPAWSQLSPEEQNARIDACFAYDAELKRNGNWAGGEGLQGPETAAMVRFDQGRVTVTDGPYAETKELLGGLLMLEARDLNHAIQLISNHPGVTMGPWEIRPAADLTEMIRASEARRRLATH
- a CDS encoding IS91 family transposase; this encodes MGFTRPRFDIADIVRLHRDALESRVALNRQQRRVLTAIGQCRTAALGGHKEVCEHGDFERIAYNSCRDRHCPKCQALAQERWLDKETQRLLDVPHFHLVFTLPAELRFLARQYPAKFYGALFRAATKTLLKLFRSRLKAIPGLLLVLHTWTRELTFHPHLHVLVTAGGLALDGGGFIPSGKNYLFPVAMMGEVFRAKMLNALGRLQAKGAFPEVPKELYASRMATVSDLDWGVHAKKPFGHSSHVAGYLARYTHRVGIANSRLLDVTEDRVTFATKNGNTATVHPVEFLERLVQHVLPPGFHKIRHAGLYGSLQAGGLLEKARAIVGTCKKPRKDPSDLERVERESQTCPVCGGALRRTPLPATIRAPPEDDPC
- a CDS encoding YggT family protein; this translates as MPILVFLADKLITLLTLLILITSLLSWVQPDPRNPFVRALHAIVDPLLHPIRSILPTAGGMDFSPMVAMIILLALQRLLLGGLT
- a CDS encoding outer membrane beta-barrel protein, encoding MSSPPGPGAAPLQAEPFAFADFTWLNGTSRQTDSLLDTKYFTGEFRADLNFVYDFNHPQDHTLTGSSELGRTNEVHVQQLAVGGDFHWNHVRGRLLTQFGLYATMTPRNDASTAKGQWNTGDAYRYVSEAYGGYHWDALHGVNLDAGIFMSYIGLFSYYNFDNWAYQPSYVSSNTPWFFNGLRLQVFPSDRLKLELWLTNGWQSYNMFNNTPGVGASLTWRPTADLAIISNNYILGADTLGNRKRTRRHTDNSIQWKYYDRPSAPLDKMALSFTFDFGDEQGGGASRSGAPDAPKQYFAGWMLYQRFWFAHDRHAITLGGGAISNPGRYLVLMPPINGATATSGTPYFTQNPGDPYHAWDGSVTYDYLPNPFITFRGEFNRRGASVPYFAGSGGVTPPGGNQGAPGSTVPGWAPDLRKTESRLTLAMLVKF
- a CDS encoding tyrosine-type recombinase/integrase, encoding MAVSLSLSRFAGDLQMANRAHKTIQQYVASVRRFEEFLGHDPCDASQESVRRWVDVLRQQAIGASRLALHYSALKFLYARTLGQPEKVAWITVPKAKAHLPSTLSQAEVARLLDGFTTTKYRTFFTLVYATGLRINEACRLETRDIDAMQQVIHVRDGKGGKDRMVPMGAKLYRALRTYYKHMQPPKPWLFASKSGGPLCADTARRALLCAAAVSGIGKFVNPHLLRHAFATHLLESGEDLRKIQVVLGHASITSTQIYTQVAPGQIAAVRSPLEDLPE
- a CDS encoding RNA polymerase sigma factor, which translates into the protein MAPNAPEALAAQLEALYRAEAGRILATLIRLLGDFDLAEDGLHDAFAAALEAWARDGVPDHPRAWLVSAGRFKAIDRLRRRARTDVPMAAVPEPADPDALAGLEAEDPEVADDRLRLIFTCCHPALAPEASAALTLREVCGLTTEAIASAFLTRPTTLAQRIVRAKARIREARIPYEVPGRADMPARLDAVLQVLYLVFNEGYAASSGATLTRPDLSDEAIRLGRLLVELLPDGETMGLLALMLLHEARRPARISPEGDLVLLEDQDRSRWDRSRIAEGRRWLDRAMASGRIGPYTLQAAIAAVHAEAPRAAATDWTRIIGLYHLLGRVAPSPVVELNAAAAVAMRDGPEAGLALIDALLAQGHLADYTPAHAARGDLCRRLGRTGEARAAYARALQLARQEPERRHLARRLAEFP